A window from Megalobrama amblycephala isolate DHTTF-2021 linkage group LG9, ASM1881202v1, whole genome shotgun sequence encodes these proteins:
- the LOC125275916 gene encoding E3 ubiquitin-protein ligase TRIM35-like — translation MASQQLFCPVCHEIFKDPVLLSCSHSFCKECLQQSWRTKKTRECPVCRRRSSKENPPPNLALKNLCELLLKERRERRSSGSEELCSLHSEKLKLFCLEDNQPVCLVCFTSQTHINHTFRPISEVVSSYKGEIKTAIKSLQEKFQHNEKMKGEFEKTVQHIKSQAEHTERQIKQQFQKLHQFLRDEEEATITALREEEEQKKQMMKKKLEEMNRNISALSHTIRDMEEMMKDNDVCFLKKFPVSMERVQISQPDPQMASGALIHVSSYLGNLPSRVCKKMQDIVQNTPVILDPNTAHPDLILSDDLTSVRYSLYQPLPDNPERFDECPCVLGSEGFNSGTHCWDVEVKESSVWRLGVTTASNHRKGRDFYKTDVWSVFHDEDGVCESPANEFQVKQKLERVRVNLDYDRRTVSFSDPVTNMHLHTFTTTFTETAFPFFCNSDYPSLRILPFDSQ, via the exons ATGGCTTCACAACAGCTTTTTTGTCCCGTGTGTCATGAAATATTCAAGGATCCCGTTCTTTTATCATGTAGTCACAGTTTCTGTAAAGAGTGTCTTCAACAGTCCTGGAGAACCAAGAAAACTCGGGAGTGTCCTGTCTGCAGGAGAAGATCCTCAAAAGAAAATCCTCCTCCTAATCTGGCATTAAAAAATTTGTGTGAATTGCTCCTgaaggagagaagagagaggCGTTCATCAGGATCTGAAGAGCTCTGCAGTTTACACAGTGAGAAACTCAAACTCTTCTGTCTGGAGGACAATCAGCCGGTGTGTTTAGTGTGCTTTacttcacagacacacatcaaTCACACATTCAGACCCATCAGTGAAGTtgtttcatcatataaa GGGGAGATCAAAACAGCAATAAAGTCCTTACAAGAGAAATTTCAGcacaatgaaaaaatgaaaggaGAGTTTGAGAAAACAGTTCAACACATCAAG TCTCAAGCTGAGCACACAGAGCGTCAGATTAAACAGCAGTTTCAGAAgcttcatcagtttctcagagatgaagaagaagctacaatcactgcactgagggaggaagaggagcagaagaagcagatgatgaagaagaagctggaggagatgaacagaaacatctcagctctttcacacacaatcaGAGACATGGAGGAGATGATGAAAGACAATGACGTCTGCTTTCTGAAG aaGTTTCCAGTCTCAATGGAAAG AGTCCAGATCTCACAGCCGGATCCACAGATGGCTTCTGGAGCTTTGATTCATGTGTCAAGTTACTTGGGCAACCTGCCGTCCAGAGTCTGCAAGAAGATGCAGGACATCGTCCAAAACA CTCCTGTGATTCTGGATCCAAACACGGCTCATCCAGATCTCATCCTGTCTGATGATCTGACCAGTGTGAGATACAGCTTATATCAACCTCTTCCTGataatccagagagatttgacgAGTGTCCCTGTGTTCTGGGTTCAGAGGGttttaactcaggaacacactgCTGGGATGTGGAGGTTAAAGAGAGTTCAGTCTGGAGACTTGGAGTAACTACAGCATCAAACCACAGGAAGGGACGTGATTTCTATAAAACTGATGTCTGGAGTGTGTTTCATGATGAGGATGGAGTGTGTGAATCGCCTGCGAATGAATTTCAAGTTAAACAGAAGCTTGAGCGTGTGAGAGTGAATCTAGACTATGACAGAAGAACTGTGTCATTCTCTGATCCTGTAACTAACATGCATCTACATACATTCACAACCACCTTCACTGAAACAGCCTTTCCATTCTTCTGTAATTCTGATTATCCCTCTCTGAGGATCTTACCTTTCGATAGTCAGTAA